The segment TGTGTCACGGCATCCTTCCACAGGCGGGCTTTGCCGTAAATCTTACTCAGCTGCTCGATGCACTGCTCATATACGAACTGGTCCTTTACATAACGCAACAAGTCCGCAATCTGATTGACGCAATTGATTTCCCTGAGCAGTGAACTGGCCGTGGCAAACTGCTTCTCTGCCAGCCAGACGATAAAATGCTTTTCCCTCAGGTTGCGGTAGATTTCTTCGCTCAGAATGTAGCTGTCTGCATCATTCTTGACAAGCACTTCCCGTTGAGCATCTTTTGGAATAGCCCCTTCGTACTTTTCCTGCAGTTCTTCTTCCGTCAGTTCCCGGGTACCGAAGGGCAATTCCTTGACTGTGGCATGGAATCCTTTTCGGATGGCCAGTGTGCCGCATTCCATCACAGCCTTGAATCCGGGACCATATTGGCCTTCCGGAGCCACATCAGAGTCAGGAATGAAACAGAGGGAGGACTTGTAGCGCTTGAGCAGGTTCAGCTGGTTCTCGTTCCAGCTGGTACCCAAAGAGGCCACCGTGTTCTCCAGACCGATGGATTGCAAGCGCAACGCATCAGGAGCGCCTTCCACGATGATGAAATTCTCTGCATCCCTCAATCGAAAGGCGCGGTCGATGCCAAACAGGGTTTCTCCCTTGGTGTAGAGCACGCTGGTGGCGGAATTGATGTACTTGGGGGCATTCGGATTGGCACCGATGTAACGGGCCGTATAGGCAATGATGCGTCCCCACCGGTTCCGTATCGGAATCATGATCCGTTCGCGGAACATGGAGTAACTGGTGCCGTCCTCCTTCCGTTTGAGCATGCCCAGTTCAAACAGCAGTTCCTCTTTCAATCCTTTCTGCTGACAGAAATCGCGGAAGGCGTTGCTGTCTTTCGGGGCATATCCTAATCCGGCCTCTGAGCAAAAGTCTTCCGGCCAGCGGTTGTAGGCATAACACCGGGCATTCCGTGAATCCTCCGTAGTTGCCAGACGAAGGCTGTCCACAAAGAAGGTCTGGAGTATATCCAGTGTAGCCAGAAGGGATTCCTTGTGTTTCTGTTCGGCTACGGCTTCCCCGCTTTGTTCCTCTTCCTTTTCATAATCTACCGGGATTCCGTGCTGCTTGGCCAGAAAATGCACCGCATCGGTGAAGGAGAGGTTTTCTTTCTCCATGATAAACCGGATGCCATCGCCTCCCCGGTTGCAGCCGAAGCAGTGGTACAGGTTCTTGGACAGATTCAACGAGAATGAAGGGGTTTTCTCCGAATGGAACGGACATAGCCCTTTCATGTTGAGTCTGCCGTCACGCGATAGCTTCACGTACGGCTCTACAATGGACTCGATGGGCAATTCCCTGACTTTATCAAGTGTGCCTTCGCTAATCATAGCATGCGGAGTTTGAACCAGCAGTCCAGAATGGATTGCCCAGTGTATTTCAGACGATGGGGATTGTCCGGATTGATGGGCTGTATGTGGCCGTTCATCCGGTATTTACGGAGCGTTTTGTAGCTGACCTCCAAGGCAGCACAAGTCCTTTTGACGGTATAGACACCATGAGGGTCTACTGATGGCTTTGTCTCATTCATTTTTCTTAAAAAACGAGGAGAATACCTACAACATGGCAATCAGATGATAGAATTTCATGGCTATTTCTCTTACTTTCTCATGTCTTTTGGCAGTCTCTTGTACCTACTAATCTATTTCTATGTTCCGTAAGACTACAACTATACTGATGGAACAAAAAAGGTTTATGTATAGTTCAGTTTGATTGCATTGATAACCTTTTCCCTCTTTGTTGATGCTGTTTAGTTCTTATTTTGTATGCTTTACCGTCTTTTTAATACTGGTAATGGATGAAAGAGGCGGGCTTTCAAAGTAATCCTGGGTGGTCTTCTGCAGCATACGAAGGTCGGCGGTCTTGTATTCTACCTTCCCCGGACGCTTGTAGCATACCACCTTTCCCTGACGTCTCCATCGATCTACGTTTCGTCTTCCAAAGAGCTTGTAGGCCTTTCTCTGACTGATGAATTCAGGGTCGTCGTGCGTGTCTTTTAGCGCCTGAACTAGTTTGTTAACCAGGTCATTCAGAAACACATCGTAAGGGACTTCGTGGTCTATAAATTGTATCGAAAACATAATTTTGATAGTTTGGTTCTATAATATGCGTTTCACCTTGATGATGTGGTTTATCCGATCGGTCTTGGTGGTGTATTGACGACTCATGATGGCGCCCAGTTCGGATGCCTGAGTTCGTACACTTTTTAGTTTCTCAATGGGGAAGGAGATTTCGTCACCTACGTTAAGAGCGATGAGCGACGGACGGATTTTTGCCGAAATTTCTACCATAAATCTTGATTATTTAATGATTAATGATTAACTTTGCACTCAAATAATGAGAGCTTTATGCTCGCAAAATAACAAAATAGTGTTTATATAGCCAATATTTGAATGATATTATTTTGATTGAAGCTTAAAATTTAACTATAGACCATGGAAGTTGCAGTAAAAAGTGTGCATATAGGCGAGGCAATAGAGAAACGCCGGCTGGAACTTGACATCAGTAAGTCCGAACTCGGACGTAGAATTGGTGTCTCCCAGCAGCATGTCAACAGAATATTGAAAAGAGATACGATGGAGAGTAAGAAGCTGGTAGACCTATGTCATGCCCTGGACTTTAACTTTTTCACTTTGTTCTGTGAAGTGCCCCCTCAGATCTCGGCTTATCTCGCTGCCGTAACGCTTCATGGTGATGCCAACAATTTTATAGGTGATGCGCAGTTAATCGCTGAGCTGACCGCAGAGCGAGCTAAGGCTGCACAAGCAGAAGAGCGAGTAGCGGAATTGACCGAGAAAGTGGAAATGCAAAAAGAGTATATAGAATCCTTAAAGAATAATTTAGAGGATAAGAATGCTATCATTGAGCTTTTGCGCAAAGGCCAACAATGATGCTACCTTATTTTATAATAGTGGTATTTTACATGTTGTTTTAGACTTGGTTTGCTTTTAAGTTGAACCAGTCTCGGTAATTTACTGATAATCATAATATGATTGCTGCCGCAGTTGCTGCAAAAATGCTTGCAAATAGGTTTTTTTGACAAGAAAATTCAACGGGTTTCTTTTCAGTTTTCCAATGAGTTTGAATTTGCTGAAAATCAAAAGCGTTTTAGAGCCGCACAAGCTGCGATAGAGGAAGCATAAGCAATATTAGAATAACAGAGATTTAGGCTGTAACAAACTGTTCTTCAGGTGTTACAGCCTAAGTTGTTTTTAGGCAGTTCGTGCATTTATCGGCCAATATTCAACACATTCCGCAAACGGAGTAAAGCTTCAACATAATAATAATCAGCATAACTCAGAGGCACATCCACTTCGCTGTTTCCCGGAAGATGACCTGTACAGTGCATGATGGAAAAGTTTGCATTCGTCCCCGGTGTTGCCAGATAAGCTGGAGAAGTCAGCGAACGAATCTGTTGTTCGGCAAAGTTAAGGCATTGCTTACCGAAATCATTGGGATTAAACTGACTCAATTCAATGAGGGCGGAAGCCATGATAGCAGCTGCAGAGGCATCACGCACAGTATGAGGAATATCAGGACAGTCGAAATCCCAATAAGGAATCTTATCAGCCGGCATGTTGGGATGATTCATCAAGAATTGAGCAATGTGGTTGGCCTGTTCCAAATAAGCCTGTTTCTTGGCTTCGCGGTACATCATTGTGTAACCATATAAAGCCCACGCCTGACCGCGAACCCAAGCTGATTCATCGGCATATCCCTGATGGGTTTGTTTGATGTGTGGCTGGGCTGTCAAAGTATCGTATGATACGACATGATAACTACTATAATCCGGACGGAAATGATTGGCCATTGTCTTGTCTGCATGCGAAATAGCCATTTGGGTAAAGGTACTATCTCCCGTCGCACGACCTGCCCACATCAGGAATTCCAAATTCATCATGTTGTCAATGATGACCGCATACTGCCACTTCTGTTTATCGGAATCCCACGAGCGCATTAATCCTAATTGCGGATTATAACGTGTGGCAAGCGAATGAGCGCCTTCTATCATGACTTCTTTATACTTCGGGTTACCCGTCAGACGATAACCATTACCATAGCTGCAATTCAACATAAAACCAACGTCATGACTATAAGTAATAGTCTTTACTTTTTCTACCCGAGCGGTATATAACTCAGCATACTTTTTCAATTCAGGTGTCGGATTAGCTTCATACAAGTACCATAATTCCCCAGGGAAAAATCCACTGCACCACCAACTGTAATCGCTGGTTTCCAGCTTACCATCTTTCATCGACTTGGGTAATTTTTCCTCCTGGTTTTCCAATTCTTTGGCCATAAGTAAGGCTTGATCTGTAGCTGTCTTCAATCCACGTTCAATAACCGAACCAATAGGTTCTTCCTTCGGTTCACTCGTGCATGCTGACAAGAGTAATCCTACAGTCGATAACACACATAATAACAAAAAATTCTTCATAATCCGTTAATTATCTTATTCTAAAAAGGTTAACTATTTTTACACAAACCTGAAGCACAATTTTTATACTTTTGTAGGTAAAAAATAAGGACAATAAAAAAAGTCATAACAAATGAGATTAGAAAAATGGTTTATATCAAATCTTGATGATTCACAAAGGAATATCATTGTTCAAAGCATAGATAAAAGTATTGTTGTTCGAGGATCTGCAGGAAGTGGTAAAACAAATCTTGCCATACATCGCGCACTTCAAGCAAAAAACAAAGGAACATATGCAATTATTATCTTTACCATTGCTCTAAAACGTATGATAGCATATGGAATGGAAGTTCTTGGTCTAGATAAAGAAAGAATTGCTTATGAATGGGCATGGACTAACCGAGGTTTTGATATGACAGGTGATGTATACTGGAAAAAAGGTGACGGAAACTATTTATACCTCGTTAACGATACTGAGGTAAGAAAGTTCAAACGTTGTGAAAAGAATTCAAAAGCATACGGTTTAGATTTCGCAGATTGGGTAGCATATAAATTTTATAGTGCATTTGGCAGAAGAGTGAGTTGGTTTAATGAAGTTGCCTATGACAATAAGTTTAGTGTAACGGATACAGATTATGAATTGATACCAAGCGGCACAATGTATAAGCAGTGTGAGAACATTATAGATTACCTCATTATTGATGAAGCACAGGACTTTAATATTTCAGATTACAAACTACGCATAGTACCAAAGGCGGGTGTTAGTCTTTCTTTGTTCGGTGACTCTGCTCAACAAATGAACAGCAATGGAAGTAATATCGAAGATATTGCCATTGCCTTAGATTATGACAGATTGTCCCTTGACTATAACTATCGTTTGCCTAAATCTATAGCCAAGGTTGCCCAACAGATCCAGAATACGAATGTCGATCTTATGACAAACAATAAAAAAGATGGCGGTAATAGTGATTATCCAAACTATCCCAAACCTGTTATTGCTAAATATAACAATCGGGAAGAAGAACTTCATGGCATTTTGAGCAAGATTCAGATGGAAGACCTTGATGACGTTGCTATTTTGGTTCCAACAGAATCTGATGTCATGGAAGTTAACAAGTTCCTTAATGATAATGGTGTAAATACTCAGGTACACTACAGGACAGGTAAAGTTGTTCCTTTTAACACCATTAACACTCTTGATTTTTCAAACAATGATCTACCATGTATTCTAACATACTATGCAGCTAAAGGTTCAGAGTTCGACAATGTCTTTGTACCATTCGCAAATGCAGCAAACACAATGAGTCGCAACTCTTTCTATGTGGCATGTACAAGATCTTCACGTAACCTTTACATTTCATATTCTGGTAAGCGCACACCTTACCTTGAAAATGTAAGTAAAGAATTTGTAACCGAAATAGATTATACCAAACAGTCATGAAATACTATATCAGCATAAATTCCTGGAATCTATTAGAGTCATTTGTAACAGAAAGTTTGTCTCCATTTGCATTTTATAACAAACGTAACTTTGGAAACAATCTTAGTCGATACATCAGTAATGCCAATGATAAAATAAATTTTCTTATATTATCAACGAGAGATAACGGCGAAGATTATACAATAGAAATAGACGAGTCTATCTTGGACAAAACTTATATCAAACCAATTAAGAATCTCAAGACATTATTCACTTATAGCAACACTATTTACTACAAAGTTGGTCAAGTGGCTTTCCGTTTTGCTAGCCAATCATTATTGGAAACATTTATCTCTGAGAGTCAGATTTTATTTGAGGTTAAATGTATAGAAAAATATCAGTCGAATTTCTTCATTAAGGAGGTTAAAGGGAAAAAACCTTCTGTTATATTACAACGATTTGGAGAGACATTCTCTTTTGAACAGCAAGAGTTTATATATAAAGATAACAAATTTAATCTTATAAAGGGTGCCATTGTAGGTTATGTTCGTGGAGAACTGACAACTTCTGGTTGTGAAGATCAGAAGTTGATCACTATGATTAAAGATATTAAAAACTCTTTTACTGGGCTTAATACCCAAATTATGGTCAATGATATAGAGGTGCAGAATCCGGAAACATATATCATAAAGTTGCGTGAATGCAAGAAATTATTTTATGATATACGTAAGGAAAAAACTAACAATTTTGACATTCTTACCCAGTTATTCATGGAGATTAAGAATCTCTCTTCTATGAGGTATGCAGAATTGATTATGTATAAATCTAGTGATTGGAACTTAACATACGATAAGCTGATTTCTCAAAAGCAGAATTTAGAGTTTCAAATTTGTCAAATTGAGATTGAAAACTTGAGTTCAACTTATAAATGCAACTTTTTGGGTGCGGATAATAAGCAATAAAAACATTTATTTTTCAGAGAGGAAAGAGAGACAATGTCCCCCTTTCTCTCACTCTGAATGGATAAAGTTTGCTATCTTTGCTTTAATTGTCCGTCCAAAGAAAAAAAAGTTGCAGATGAGCAAACATATAACCGAGGAACAAAGGTATGCAATTTCTATGATGTTGCAAATACCGATGAGCAAAAAAGCAATAGCGGAAGCTATCGGAGTAGATAAAAGCACTGTTTACAGGGAGATAAAGCGCAATTGCGACGCCCGAAGTGGTAGCTATAGCATGGAGCTTGCCCAGCGAAAAGCAGACAGGCGCAAGCAGCAAAAACATCGCAAGGAAGTGCTTACACCGGCAATGAGAAAACGGATAATAAAGCTGTTGAAGAAAGGATTCAGCCCGGAGCAGATTGTCGGCAGGAGCCGCTTGGAGGGAATTGCGATGGTATCTCACGAAACGATATATCGCTGGATTTGGGAGGATAAGCGGCGGGGTGGCAAACTGCACAAATATCTTCGCAGACAAGGTCGCAGGTATGCCAAACGTGGTTCTAAAAATGCAGGGCGAGGATTTATCCCAGGCAGGGTGGATATTGATGAGCGTCCCGAGATAGTGGAACTGAAGGAGAGATTTGGTGATTTAGAGATAGATACAATTATTGGTAAGAACCACAAAGGTGCCATTCTTACCATTAACGACAGAGCAACAAGCAGGGTCTGGATACGCAAGTTGTCGGGAAAAGAAGCCATCCCGGTAGCTAAGATTGCAGTATGGGCACTGCGGAAAGTGAAAAACTTAATACACACAATTACGGCTGACAATGGAAAGGAGTTTGCAAAGCACGAGGAAATTGCGCAAAAATTGGAAATAAAATTCTATTTTTGCAAACCATACCACTCATGGGAACGTGGTGCCAATGAAAACACCAACGGGCTTATCAGGCAGTATATCCCAAAGGGTAAGGACTTTAGTGAAGTAACCAACAAACAGATTAAGTGGATTGAAAATAAACTCAATAATCGACCTCGTAAAAGACTTGGATACCTCACGCCAAACGAAAAATTTAAACAAATTATTAATCAGAATTCTGTTGCATTTGCAAGTTGAATTCAGCACTTAATTAGCTGGGCATTAGAAAATTATCAGGTCATCATGCGCAATAGAAAACGTGTATAGCTATGTTCATGAGAATGCAATTTTAAGGCTTAATTTCCATAATTCCCATGAGAATTATATCTGAATTGTCAGTATCTCCTTTAAATCAGACAGATAGTTACCGCTCCGGAACTCGCTCTTGGCATGCCAGGCCTGCTTCTCTTCGCCCTCCACGGCCAGATGTATCTTCCGCAGACCGAAGCGGTGATTCAGTGCATCAATGCTTTTCATGAGCTGCATCCGTTCCGGTCGGTTCTTTACCTCATCAAAGAGATTCTGCTGGATATAGGAAGCATCCGTGATGTCTCCGAGAATGACTCCCGTCTTCTTGTAGCTGATTCCTTCCCGATAAATCTCCTTCAGCACACTCAGCGCCGCCTGTGTAATCTCAATCGTGTCTGAGGTCGGCATAGGCAGGATCCTCGTCTGCCCGTTGGAGTACTGAGTAAGGTCCTCCCGGAAGCGGTTGCTCGACACAAAGACCGTCACGGCCGAAGTCAGCGAGTGCTGTCCCCGTAGCTTGTTGGCGCAGCTGGCCGCAAAGCTGGCGACCGATGCCTGCAACGCATCATAGTCCGTAACCAAATTCCCAAAGCTCCGACTGGTACAAATGGTCTGCCGCTGCGCTACTTCCGAAGTATCAATGCACGAAATACCGTTCAACTCCTTCCACGTCTGCCATCCCGGCTTGGAGAAGTGGCTGCGCACCCAACTTTCCTTCTTGTCGGCAAATTCCAAAGGAGTACGGATGCCCAGGTAGTTCAGCTTGGCAAGGGTCTGTTTACCAATTCCCCATACGTCAGAAAGGTCAAAGAGCGCCAACGCTTTCCGGCGCTTTTCTTCATTGTCTATCATGCACACTGAATGGTAGCCTTTGTACTGCTTGGCAAACTTGCTTCCAATCTTCGCCAAAGTCTTGGTATGTGCAATTCCTACACTAACCGGGATGTCCGTATAAAGCCGGACCTTCTCCACCACTCCACGCATATAGTCCTCCAAGTCATGATATTTCTCTAGACCATCCAGATAGAGGAAGGATTCATCAATCGAATAGACTTCTGAATGAGGCACAGCAGACCGCAGAATGTTGTTCACCCGTTTGGACATGGCCGCATAGAGATACATGTTCGTAGAGAACAGCTTCACTCCATAGTGCTGCACTATATCCTTCTTCTTGAAGATGGGGTCTCCACGACGCAGTCCCAGTGCCTTGGCTTCCGGAGTCAAGGCCACAATGCAGCCATCGTTGCAGGAAAGCACGCAGACGGGCTTTCCGTTCAGTCCGGGATGGAAGACCTTCTCCACGGAACAGAAGAAACTGTTGCAATCGACTAAAGCAATCATAGGTTGTAGGCAAACGGGTTATAGCAATTAGTAAACAGGCTTGTGGATGATATATGTCACGACTCCCCAAACACTGAAATCATCGCCCTCGGTGATTTCAATCTCGGGGTACTCGGGATTGGCCGGAACCAGCCAAAGGGTTCCTTCCTTCCTGCAAACCCGTTTCAGCGTGTATTCTCCATTCAGTTCACAGACTGCAATCTGCTTTTCCGTAGGGTTCCGTTCACTCTTATCGACTATGATGATGTCGCCATCATGCACTCCGGCTTCAATCATCGAACGGCCCTGCACACGGATCAAGTATGAAGAGTCCGGGTGTGGGCACAACATCTTCAATACCTCGATGTCCTGCGCCAGTTCATCATTGTTCAAAGGAATGGGAAAACCGGCCACCACCTTTACATCAAAGAAAGGCAGCGACATCGGCTTGATACGGCTGGTAGGCATCACTTCTCCCAACTGCCTCAAGGCTTCGTCTTCCTGTCTGCTTTTAGCTACTTCCATCTGCCGGATGATACATTCCTTGATGAAGTCCGTCTTGTTCTCCTGGCTGTCCAGATAGGCAGCCACCTCCTTATCGGCCCGAAAAGCATAGAGCTTGCTGGTGCCATCTCCCTTGGGGCGGCCTGCACCTGGTCTTTTACCACCTCTGCCGGGTTTCTGGGGTTGGTTTTCCGCTTGATTTATCACTTGTTTTTCCTGATTATCCATGGTCTAAACACTATTTCAGCACAAAGATAAGCAGTTTTCCGAATAATGTTATACGCTTTTCAGAAAATCTATGAAAAGCGTATAACATCGTTCGTCTAATACACATTGACGACAGGCATCCGTTTCTCCCTTGCCTTGCGACAGGTATAGGCTGTGCCGCCCTTCGGCTTGCCGTCAAAGTAGGCAATCACACTGCCGGAATGCGACAGCATGTAGTCGTTCCGTTTGAAATAGCATCCATTGAAGTAGTCTTCACTCAGATGCACCACATCGTCCGCCTTGGAAAGGATATAGGCATAGCGCTGCTGCTCCACCATGGACCAGGAAGCGCTCTGTCCCTTGAAGGGAACGACTGCTACCAGCTTCAGCATGGGGATGCTCAACTTGAGGGAAAGGACTTCTTCTGCCGCCATCATGTCAAAACCGAGCGCCATGCCGCAGTAGAACTTGTTCGCTCCTTGACGGATGGCTTGCAGCACGGCTTCCTTCAGCCGTTCCCTTACTTGTTCTTGATGAATATGGGAAATTTCTCTATGTCCGGTAAAGGCAACCGCCTTTGCCGTTGCCTTTACCTTCGTTGTTTTCTTTTCTATCATTGTCAGTTCGTTTTTACTTTGTAATGGGTCTTTGCCAAGAAGATGCCACTGAGAACGTGTGCGCCCAAGTTCTCCAATTGGTCGGAATAGGTAGCCCAAGTGATGCCGCGGGTGATTACATCGTCAAAGGTAACAATATTCTTGCCTTTGAACCAAATTTCATCAAACTCGATGATGCTCACCTTGCGGATTTCCTTCTCCAGCTTGCGGTTCTCGTGGATGGCAAGGCGCCCACCGATTACCTTTACATGCTCGTAGCCGTTGATGGCTCCGGTCAGTTCGCAGACTCTCTCGCAAAATGCCTTGTAGCGGAGTTCGTTCTTCTCGGAGGTGGATGCCGGAACCGGAACAAAGGTGATGTCCTTGCAGCCATCGCCATACTGCTCCTTTAGGCTTGCTGCGGTCATTTGTGCCACTGCTTCAAAGCTTCGTCCGTCCTTGAAGTCATATACCATCTGTCTGTCAGCCACTTCCTTTTCGCCGACGTTACGGATGCGTTTCGGGAAATACTTGCAGAACCATGTCTGAGTTTTTTCCAACTGCTTCTTGAGGTGATTGTCCATGTGTGCCATACGCTCTGATTTTTTTCCCTCTTGTTTTGCTGTTTTGCAGCTTGTCCGAAGGGATGTTTTTTGCTTTTCTCAGAGTGCTGGCAGCCACCAATTAGGCAAATTCAGGGCAGAAAATACGCTCAACTTGTTTGAGGAAGATTTTCTGCAAGGGATTTGACGTTTGGTGGGGACAGCCTACCTTTGCAAAAAAATATCCTCGCAGGCAAGATGAGAAAACGGTGAGCGGTCATTGCCTTTATACTTCACAGAGCCGGATATTCCTCATTCCATTACTGTCTGATGCTTCCACAACACCTTGCAGGCACGATTTGCTTCCTTTTCTACACCATCATACTCACACGGATAATTCCTTATAAAATAGTTGCTTCATTTTCTAGAATGGGGGCATTTTCGCTTTGACAAGATAGCCACAGCCAAAATCCTTGTATATCAATTACTTTTATACATCCGTTAGCGTTGACAAACGTTGACAAGCGTTGACAAAAAAATCTGCGGCAAAAATTTTATAGCCACCGGTTGACAAACTCCGACTTCTCTATTCTATTCTCTTTTTCCTTTAAAAAGAAAAGATATTGAATTACAGGGGCTTTCGGAAGCGGCTTCAGGCCCTTCCAGCCCGTTGTCACCCTGGCTAGCTTGTCACCACCCCAACTATACCGCCGGAAACTGCAGAAGGTGTTTTTTTGATGCAGACCCACACTAAGCGCCATTCTTGGATGAAAGATGGATGAATGTTTAAGCAACCTTTTGCAAGGGGTATCACAAAATCCCACAAAGTCACCCAAAATCCCTCATTGCATCACACGGAAGCTATTGTCACACAAGAGCTTTCTTCGTAATTTTACTGCATCAAACGCTTATGCCTATGACCGACTTGAAGAACACATGGATAGCGATAGCTCCCGACCGGAACTACACCATTAAGGAAGCCTGCCTTTTCCTCGGGGTTCACCGATGCACCATCTACGACTACATCCACCATCCCGAGCGACCTTTGCCTTTTATCCGGATCCATACCGATAAAAGGGGCATCCTCTTCCGAGGAAGCGACCTCATTGCCTACAAGGAAGCGGGTCTCCCGAGAAGAGGACGCAAGTTCAAGAACAGCCCTCGTGAATAGAGGACTGTCTTTGAACTTGCCTTCTTGCGGAACTCAGTTCCACTGGTTCCAGGGCAGACCTGCCAACACGGATTTGCCGTCCGCCTCGGCAAGCTGGCAAGCCAAGAGCCACGCATCGGTGCGGATGGCATCCATATCGCTCACGGCTTGCCGGAAACGGGAAGGTGCTACGGCACCCGACCGGACCATCCACTCCGAAGC is part of the Parabacteroides sp. AD58 genome and harbors:
- a CDS encoding helix-turn-helix domain-containing protein, producing the protein MEVAVKSVHIGEAIEKRRLELDISKSELGRRIGVSQQHVNRILKRDTMESKKLVDLCHALDFNFFTLFCEVPPQISAYLAAVTLHGDANNFIGDAQLIAELTAERAKAAQAEERVAELTEKVEMQKEYIESLKNNLEDKNAIIELLRKGQQ
- a CDS encoding glucuronyl hydrolase, which translates into the protein MKNFLLLCVLSTVGLLLSACTSEPKEEPIGSVIERGLKTATDQALLMAKELENQEEKLPKSMKDGKLETSDYSWWCSGFFPGELWYLYEANPTPELKKYAELYTARVEKVKTITYSHDVGFMLNCSYGNGYRLTGNPKYKEVMIEGAHSLATRYNPQLGLMRSWDSDKQKWQYAVIIDNMMNLEFLMWAGRATGDSTFTQMAISHADKTMANHFRPDYSSYHVVSYDTLTAQPHIKQTHQGYADESAWVRGQAWALYGYTMMYREAKKQAYLEQANHIAQFLMNHPNMPADKIPYWDFDCPDIPHTVRDASAAAIMASALIELSQFNPNDFGKQCLNFAEQQIRSLTSPAYLATPGTNANFSIMHCTGHLPGNSEVDVPLSYADYYYVEALLRLRNVLNIGR
- a CDS encoding 3'-5' exonuclease, with the translated sequence MRLEKWFISNLDDSQRNIIVQSIDKSIVVRGSAGSGKTNLAIHRALQAKNKGTYAIIIFTIALKRMIAYGMEVLGLDKERIAYEWAWTNRGFDMTGDVYWKKGDGNYLYLVNDTEVRKFKRCEKNSKAYGLDFADWVAYKFYSAFGRRVSWFNEVAYDNKFSVTDTDYELIPSGTMYKQCENIIDYLIIDEAQDFNISDYKLRIVPKAGVSLSLFGDSAQQMNSNGSNIEDIAIALDYDRLSLDYNYRLPKSIAKVAQQIQNTNVDLMTNNKKDGGNSDYPNYPKPVIAKYNNREEELHGILSKIQMEDLDDVAILVPTESDVMEVNKFLNDNGVNTQVHYRTGKVVPFNTINTLDFSNNDLPCILTYYAAKGSEFDNVFVPFANAANTMSRNSFYVACTRSSRNLYISYSGKRTPYLENVSKEFVTEIDYTKQS
- a CDS encoding IS30-like element IS4351 family transposase, with the protein product MSKHITEEQRYAISMMLQIPMSKKAIAEAIGVDKSTVYREIKRNCDARSGSYSMELAQRKADRRKQQKHRKEVLTPAMRKRIIKLLKKGFSPEQIVGRSRLEGIAMVSHETIYRWIWEDKRRGGKLHKYLRRQGRRYAKRGSKNAGRGFIPGRVDIDERPEIVELKERFGDLEIDTIIGKNHKGAILTINDRATSRVWIRKLSGKEAIPVAKIAVWALRKVKNLIHTITADNGKEFAKHEEIAQKLEIKFYFCKPYHSWERGANENTNGLIRQYIPKGKDFSEVTNKQIKWIENKLNNRPRKRLGYLTPNEKFKQIINQNSVAFAS
- a CDS encoding Y-family DNA polymerase gives rise to the protein MIALVDCNSFFCSVEKVFHPGLNGKPVCVLSCNDGCIVALTPEAKALGLRRGDPIFKKKDIVQHYGVKLFSTNMYLYAAMSKRVNNILRSAVPHSEVYSIDESFLYLDGLEKYHDLEDYMRGVVEKVRLYTDIPVSVGIAHTKTLAKIGSKFAKQYKGYHSVCMIDNEEKRRKALALFDLSDVWGIGKQTLAKLNYLGIRTPLEFADKKESWVRSHFSKPGWQTWKELNGISCIDTSEVAQRQTICTSRSFGNLVTDYDALQASVASFAASCANKLRGQHSLTSAVTVFVSSNRFREDLTQYSNGQTRILPMPTSDTIEITQAALSVLKEIYREGISYKKTGVILGDITDASYIQQNLFDEVKNRPERMQLMKSIDALNHRFGLRKIHLAVEGEEKQAWHAKSEFRSGNYLSDLKEILTIQI
- a CDS encoding LexA family protein; this translates as MDNQEKQVINQAENQPQKPGRGGKRPGAGRPKGDGTSKLYAFRADKEVAAYLDSQENKTDFIKECIIRQMEVAKSRQEDEALRQLGEVMPTSRIKPMSLPFFDVKVVAGFPIPLNNDELAQDIEVLKMLCPHPDSSYLIRVQGRSMIEAGVHDGDIIIVDKSERNPTEKQIAVCELNGEYTLKRVCRKEGTLWLVPANPEYPEIEITEGDDFSVWGVVTYIIHKPVY
- a CDS encoding SLOG family protein gives rise to the protein MIEKKTTKVKATAKAVAFTGHREISHIHQEQVRERLKEAVLQAIRQGANKFYCGMALGFDMMAAEEVLSLKLSIPMLKLVAVVPFKGQSASWSMVEQQRYAYILSKADDVVHLSEDYFNGCYFKRNDYMLSHSGSVIAYFDGKPKGGTAYTCRKAREKRMPVVNVY
- a CDS encoding helix-turn-helix domain-containing protein, which gives rise to MTDLKNTWIAIAPDRNYTIKEACLFLGVHRCTIYDYIHHPERPLPFIRIHTDKRGILFRGSDLIAYKEAGLPRRGRKFKNSPRE